A region from the Rufibacter sp. DG15C genome encodes:
- a CDS encoding SMI1/KNR4 family protein, giving the protein MTHIEEILAKYEVPRRTGLANSTIEEVEVKTGISLPKDYTDFLTNYQGFEKLIGEEYVQLWDLEDLVEQNEGYLILENLPATIGIGSNGAGELIALERVNEEEVKVVLTPFVDLSQDYHIPIGDSFTDFLQRLDKGQEWFDEAEG; this is encoded by the coding sequence ATGACACATATAGAAGAAATCCTCGCTAAGTACGAAGTTCCGAGGCGCACAGGACTAGCCAACTCAACAATTGAAGAGGTAGAGGTTAAAACAGGGATAAGCCTTCCAAAAGATTACACTGATTTTTTGACGAACTACCAAGGCTTTGAGAAACTAATTGGGGAGGAGTATGTCCAGCTGTGGGACTTAGAAGACTTGGTCGAACAGAACGAAGGGTATCTCATACTTGAGAATCTTCCTGCCACCATCGGGATAGGCTCTAACGGGGCAGGGGAACTGATCGCGCTGGAAAGAGTCAATGAGGAGGAGGTAAAGGTAGTTCTGACACCTTTTGTTGACTTAAGTCAAGATTATCATATTCCCATCGGGGATTCCTTTACGGATTTCCTGCAGCGGCTTGATAAAGGCCAGGAGTGGTTTGATGAGGCTGAAGGCTGA